DNA sequence from the Bradyrhizobium diazoefficiens genome:
CCGGGTATCACCCCCGGCACCTTCGCCTTTTACGACGGTCCATCGACCAACCACTGCTACCAGAGCGCAGCCGCCTATGTCGGCCAGGACCGGCGGCGGCACCCCTGCTATTGAGGGGTTACAGCGGGCGGACCGAAGTCTTGTTCATCAGCATTACCTATCGGTTCAGCCACAATTTGATCAGAACGGCTTCGATATCCTGTATTGCGTAAGCGGAGGAAGACATTGAAGCTTAAGACCGGCCTCGTCGCCGCATCCCTGTTCGGTGCCCTCGCGGCGTCGTCGACTGCGTCGGCCATGCCCGTTGCGCCTGCACCTGCGACGCCGCAGGGCTCCAACGTGGAGCAGGTCCGCACGGTCTGCAACGCCTGGGGACGCTGCTGGTGGCAGCCGAACGTGTATTACAGCTACGGGCTAGGCTATTATGGGCCGCCGCGCTATTACGGTCCGCGTTATTATGGCCCGCGCTACTATGGCCATTACGGCTATCGCCGCTGGTGAGACTTGAAGGGGCCTTCGGGCCCTTTCGCTTTTGCGAGATGGTGCGAGACGGCAGTTCTACGTCCTTCATCTGCCCAGTTGTACACGGCTCAATTTCATTGACCTCACAGCCGATGAACCGAGACCGGTGACCCGGTGGCATCGATTCGGCAGTTCTCGTGGCATGATGCCCGCAATACTACGGGCCGAAATCCGGTTTACTGAATCGTCGTGTTTCGCCATTGATGGCCATGTACCGACGTTCATTTTATTGTCACATCGCAGCATCCGGCCAGACGCATGTTTTTCGACGCTCTCGCCCCTTCCTCCGCCCTCCGTCTGACCCGGTTTACCGATGTCGACGCCTTTCGACCGGCTGAGTCGCTGGAAGATGCCCGGAGCATTCCCCTCGACGTCGCCAATTTCGCCGCGGCGCGAGCCATCGTGAACCTGCCGGCGTGCCGGATCATTGTCGCCAAGTCGTTTGCGCGCATCCTGGAGACTACCTATCGCGCACCGGGCGGCATGGTCATCCTGCCGATGAGCGACGACCTGCGCGCCCGTTCGAGCGGAATGGATATCGACTCGCGCTTCTTCATCGCCCTGCGCGGCAACCACCATTGCCATTTCGTCGAGCCCCAGATCAATTATCATGCGCTGATCATGCTCTCGCCCACGCTCAGGGATCGCGGCTGGTTCGATCGTGCCGACGCGCTGTGGATTCGCATCGCGGACCCCGCCGCTCATCTCTACGCGCGCCAGCTTGTGAAAGACATCCTCAGGACCGCGTCGGTCGAGCCACACATGTTCGAGACCACGGAGGTCGCGGCGCATCTCCAGGAGGGCCTGCTGCTCGCCTTCGACGATCTGTTTCAGATTGATCCGTCGTCGGAGCGCACCGCCCCGAGCCCAGGCGCACGATCTGCCAGGCTCGTGCAGCAGATCGACGAGTACGTCACCGCCTATCCGACCGCTCCGATCTATACGGCCGATCTTGCCAGTGAATTCGGCGTCTCGGTCCGCACGCTCAGCGGCGCGGTAAGCAAAGTGCGCGGCATGAGCCTGCATCAATACATCCGCCTGAAGCGGCTTTGGGCCACCCGCACCCAACTCCTCCGGAGCCGTGGCGCGTCGGTCGCCTCATGCGCACGCGCCCAGGGCTTTCATCACCTCGGCGAGTTTGCTGCGGCTTACCGCGCAACCTTCCACGAAGCGCCCTCGGACACGCTGGCGCGGGCCCGGCAAACCGGACTTTCGGCAAACTGACATCACCGCACTGCGGATCGCCTGCTTTCAGCTCGCACGTAACGCTTACGGAGCCGGATGTTGGCGGCTTTGGGCTGGACACGGTGAGTGGCCCGAGACATAGGTGACACTTCGTACCGGACACATGGGTTACGCTTTCCGCTTTTGTTCTGCGGGAGGTGTAGATGCCGTGGAAAGCGAGTTCGGTGATGGAGGAGCGCCTGCGGTTTGTCGCCCGGCTGTTGGAGGGCGAGGCCATGACGGAGGTCTGCCGGGAGTTCGGCATCTCGCGAAAGACCGGCTACAAGATTTTTGATCGCTACAAGGAGCACGGGCTCGAGGCCCTGACGGACCGGTCGCGCCGGCCGGTGCGCTATGCCAACCAGCTGCCGCAGCAGCTGGAAAGCCTGATCGTGCAGTTGAAGGGGGAGAAGCCCCATTGGGGAGCCCGCAAGATCCGCGAGCTCCTGGTTCGACGGCTTGACGGCGATGTCCGGGTTCCGGCCAAGAGCACCATCCATGCCGTGCTTGATCGCCACAGCCTGGTGAAGCGCGCGCGTGAGCGCAAGGGCCGCGCACAGGGCACGCCGCTGTCGGCCGGCGCCATCCCCAACGACCTCTGGTGTGCCGACTTCAAGGGTGAGTTCAAGCTCGGCAATGGGCGCTATTGCTACCCACTCACCGTGACCGATCAGGCTTCGCGCTTCCTGCTGATGTGCGAAGCCATGGAATCGACGCGGGAGGAACCGGCGATGACCGCGTTCGAACGGCTGTTTAGCGAACGCGGGCTGCCGCTGTCGATCCGCTCCGACAATGGCGTGCCGTTCGCGAGCCCCAATGCGCTGTTCAACCTGTCGAAACTCTCGGTCTGGTGGCTTCGCCTCGGCATCGCGATCGAGCGCATCAAGCCGGGCCATCCGCAGCAGAACGGCCGTCATGAGCGCATGCACCTGACGCTGAAGCAGGAGGCGACCCGGCCACCGGGCGCGAACATTCTGCAACAACAGGGCCGCTTCGATGCCTTCGTCCACGAGTTCAACACGGAAAGACCACACGAGGCGCTCGGCATGAAATGCCCGGCGCAATTGTATGCGGCGTCACCGCGCCGTTATGACGGCCTGCCCGAACTGTCCTATCCATTCCATGACCGCGACGTCCTCGTCACCGCCTGCGGCCGGCTCTGCCTGCATCGCAAGAGGATCAACATCTCGACCGTGCTGGCCGGCCAGAAGCTCGGTATCAAGGAAGTCGACGACGGCATTTGGCTCGTCAGCTTCATGCACTACGATCTGGGATACTTCGACCTGGAGCAAAAGACCTTGCAACCCCTCGACAACCCGTTCGCCCTGAAGCCCGTTACCGATGTCTCCGGTACGACATCGTCGCTCTGACTCATTCTCGGCATGGCAGCCCACTTGCTTGGCCGCGCTGAGCGGTCAACCCCCGAAGCCCGCAGGGGCGCGCCCCTTGGCGCGCGGGGTTGACGGCGATAGCGCGCGCCGAGCAATAATAGGCCGTGCCATCAAGGCGTGGAGTGACCTGCAACCTTCGACAACCCGTTCGGCACGAGGTTGTCACCCATGTCTTAGGTACGTCCTGTTACCCATGTGTCCGGGCTGGACAACCTGACAAATGGCGCGCTCGGAAGGATTCGAACCTCCGACCCTCGGAATCGAAATCCGATGCTCTATCCAGCTGAGCTACGAGCGCCTGGCCCCGGCTATTGGGCCGCAACCGAAGCGCCACCGCCATACGCTGGCAGGCCAGCATACCGACGACGTTCGGGTCGGTTCGAATTAGCAGAGAGATCGGGCAATAAAAAGCCCTCCTCGCCTTGATTCGGGCGGGGCAGAGGCGCTGTTACCAGGTCATATTGAAAAGACCGAAATGCGGCTGCTGT
Encoded proteins:
- a CDS encoding helix-turn-helix domain-containing protein — its product is MFFDALAPSSALRLTRFTDVDAFRPAESLEDARSIPLDVANFAAARAIVNLPACRIIVAKSFARILETTYRAPGGMVILPMSDDLRARSSGMDIDSRFFIALRGNHHCHFVEPQINYHALIMLSPTLRDRGWFDRADALWIRIADPAAHLYARQLVKDILRTASVEPHMFETTEVAAHLQEGLLLAFDDLFQIDPSSERTAPSPGARSARLVQQIDEYVTAYPTAPIYTADLASEFGVSVRTLSGAVSKVRGMSLHQYIRLKRLWATRTQLLRSRGASVASCARAQGFHHLGEFAAAYRATFHEAPSDTLARARQTGLSAN
- a CDS encoding IS481 family transposase; translated protein: MPWKASSVMEERLRFVARLLEGEAMTEVCREFGISRKTGYKIFDRYKEHGLEALTDRSRRPVRYANQLPQQLESLIVQLKGEKPHWGARKIRELLVRRLDGDVRVPAKSTIHAVLDRHSLVKRARERKGRAQGTPLSAGAIPNDLWCADFKGEFKLGNGRYCYPLTVTDQASRFLLMCEAMESTREEPAMTAFERLFSERGLPLSIRSDNGVPFASPNALFNLSKLSVWWLRLGIAIERIKPGHPQQNGRHERMHLTLKQEATRPPGANILQQQGRFDAFVHEFNTERPHEALGMKCPAQLYAASPRRYDGLPELSYPFHDRDVLVTACGRLCLHRKRINISTVLAGQKLGIKEVDDGIWLVSFMHYDLGYFDLEQKTLQPLDNPFALKPVTDVSGTTSSL